From Pan paniscus chromosome 6, NHGRI_mPanPan1-v2.0_pri, whole genome shotgun sequence, one genomic window encodes:
- the TMEM168 gene encoding transmembrane protein 168 isoform X1 gives MCKSLRYCFSHCLYLAMTRLEEVNREVNMHSSVRYLGYLARINLLVAICLGLYVRWEKTANSLILVIFILGLFVLGIASILYYYFSMEAASLSLSNLWFGFLLGLLCFLDNSSFKNDVKEESTKYLLLTSIVLRILCSLVERISGYVRHRPTLLTTVEFLELVGFAIASTTMLVEKSLSVILLVVALAMLIIDLRMKSFLAIPNLVIFAVLLFFSSLETPKNPIAFACFFICLITDPFLDIYFSGLSVTERWKPFLYRGRICRRLSVVFAGMIELTFFILSAFKLRDTHLWYFVIPGFSIFGIFWMICHIIFLLTLWGFHTKLNDCHKVYFTHRTDYNSLDRIMASKGMRHFCLISEQLVFFSLLATAILGAVSWQPTNGIFLSMFLIVLPLESMAHGLFHELGNCLGGTSVGYAIVIPTNFCSPDGQPTLLPPEHVQELNLRSTGMLNAIQRFFAYHMIETYGCDYSTSGLSFDTLHSKLKAFLELRTVDGPRHDTYILYYSGHTHGTGEWALAGGDTLRLDTLIEWWREKNGSFCSRLIIVLDSENSTPWVKEVRKINDQYIAVQGAELIKTVDIEEADPPQLGDFTKDWVEYNCNSSNNICWTEKGRTVKAVYGVSKRWSDYTLHLPTGSDVAKHWMLHFPRITYPLVHLANWLCGLNLFWICKTCFRCLKRLKMSWFLPTVLDTGQGFKLVKS, from the exons ATGTGTAAATCACTGCGTTATTGCTTTAGTCATTGTCTCTATTTAGCAATGACAAGACTGGAAGAAGTAAATAGAGAAGTGAACATGCATTCTTCAGTGCGGTATCTTGGCTATTTAGCCAGAATCAATTTATTAGTTGCTATATGCTTAGGTCTATACGTAAGATGGGAAAAAACAGCAAATTCcttaattttggtaatttttattctTGGTCTTTTTGTTCTTGGAATCGCCAGCATACTCTATTACTATTTTTCAATGGAAGCAGCAAGTTTAAGTCTCTCCAATCTTTGGTTTGGATTCTTGCTTGGCCTCCTATGTTTTCTTGATAattcatcctttaaaaatgaTGTAAAAGAAGAATCAACCAAATATTTGCTTCTGACATCCATAGTGTTAAGGATATTGTGCTCTCTGGTGGAGAGAATTTCTGGTTATGTCCGTCATCGGCCCACTTTACTAACCACAGTTGAATTTCTGGAGCTTGTTGGATTTGCCATTGCCAGCACAACTATGTTGGTGGAGAAGTCTCTGAGTGTCATTTTGCTTGTTGTAGCTCTGGCTATGCTGATTATTGATCTGAGAATGAAATCTTTCTTAGCTATTCCAAACTTAGTTATTTttgcagttttgttatttttttcctcattggaAACTCCCAAAAATCCGATTGCTTTTGCGTGTTTTTTTATTTGCCTGATAACTGATCCTTTCCTTGACATTTATTTTAGTGGACTTTCAGTAACTGAAAGATGGAAACCCTTTTTGTACCGTGGAAGAATTTGCAGAAGACTTTCAGTCGTTTTTGCTGGAATGATTGAGcttacattttttattctttcagcatTCAAACTTAGAGACACTCACCTCTGGTATTTTGTAATACCTGGCTTTtccatttttggaattttctggaTGATTtgtcatattatttttcttttaactctttgGGGATTCCATACCAAATTAAATGACTGCCATAAAGTATATTTTACTCACAGGACAGATTACAATAGCCTTGATAGAATCATGGCATCCAAAGGGATGCGCCATTTTTGCTTGATTTCAGAGCAGTTGGTGTTCTTTAGTCTTCTTGCAACAGCGATTTTGGGAGCAGTTTCCTGGCAG CCAACAAATGGAATTTTCTTGAGCATGTTTCTAATCGTTTTGCCATTGGAATCCATGGCTCATGGGCTCTTCCATGAATTGGGTAACTGTTTAGGAGGAACATCTGTTGGATATGCTATTGTGATTCCCACCAACTTCTGCAG TCCTGATGGTCAGCCAACACTGCTTCCCCCAGAACATGTACAGGAGTTAAATTTGAGGTCTACTGGCATGCTCAATGCTATCCAAAGATTTTTTGCATATCATATGATTGAGACCTATGGATGTGACTATTCCACAAGTGGACTGTCATTTGATACTCTGCATTCCAAACTAAAAGCTTTCCTCGAACTTCGGACAGTGGATGGACCCAGACATGATACGTATATTTTGTATTACAGTGGGCACACCCATGGTACAGGAGAGTGGGCTCTAGCAG GTGGAGATACACTACGCCTTGACACACTTATAGAATGGTGGAGAGAAAAGAATGGTTCCTTCTGTTCCCGGCTTATTATCGTATTAGACAGCGAAAATTCAACCCCTTGGGTGAAAGAAGTGAGGAAAATTAATGACCAGTATATTGCAGTGCAAGGAGCAGAGTTGATAAAAACAGTAGATATTGAAGAAGCTGACCCGCCACAGCTAGGTGACTTTACAAAAGACTGGGTAGAATATAACTGCAACTCCAGTAATAACATCTGCTGGACTGAAAAGGGACGCACAGTGAAAGCAGTATATGGTGTGTCAAAACGGTGGAGTGACTACACTCTGCATTTGCCAACGGGAAGCGATGTGGCCAAGCACTGGATGTTACACTTTCCTCGTATTACATATCCCCTAGTGCATTTGGCAAATTGGTTATGCGGTCTGAACCTTTTTTGGATCTGCAAAACTTGTTTTAGGTgcttgaaaagattaaaaatgagtTGGTTTCTTCCTACTGTGCTGGACACAGGACAAGGCTTCAAACTTGTCAAATCTTAA
- the TMEM168 gene encoding transmembrane protein 168 isoform X2, with the protein MFLIVLPLESMAHGLFHELGNCLGGTSVGYAIVIPTNFCSPDGQPTLLPPEHVQELNLRSTGMLNAIQRFFAYHMIETYGCDYSTSGLSFDTLHSKLKAFLELRTVDGPRHDTYILYYSGHTHGTGEWALAGGDTLRLDTLIEWWREKNGSFCSRLIIVLDSENSTPWVKEVRKINDQYIAVQGAELIKTVDIEEADPPQLGDFTKDWVEYNCNSSNNICWTEKGRTVKAVYGVSKRWSDYTLHLPTGSDVAKHWMLHFPRITYPLVHLANWLCGLNLFWICKTCFRCLKRLKMSWFLPTVLDTGQGFKLVKS; encoded by the exons ATGTTTCTAATCGTTTTGCCATTGGAATCCATGGCTCATGGGCTCTTCCATGAATTGGGTAACTGTTTAGGAGGAACATCTGTTGGATATGCTATTGTGATTCCCACCAACTTCTGCAG TCCTGATGGTCAGCCAACACTGCTTCCCCCAGAACATGTACAGGAGTTAAATTTGAGGTCTACTGGCATGCTCAATGCTATCCAAAGATTTTTTGCATATCATATGATTGAGACCTATGGATGTGACTATTCCACAAGTGGACTGTCATTTGATACTCTGCATTCCAAACTAAAAGCTTTCCTCGAACTTCGGACAGTGGATGGACCCAGACATGATACGTATATTTTGTATTACAGTGGGCACACCCATGGTACAGGAGAGTGGGCTCTAGCAG GTGGAGATACACTACGCCTTGACACACTTATAGAATGGTGGAGAGAAAAGAATGGTTCCTTCTGTTCCCGGCTTATTATCGTATTAGACAGCGAAAATTCAACCCCTTGGGTGAAAGAAGTGAGGAAAATTAATGACCAGTATATTGCAGTGCAAGGAGCAGAGTTGATAAAAACAGTAGATATTGAAGAAGCTGACCCGCCACAGCTAGGTGACTTTACAAAAGACTGGGTAGAATATAACTGCAACTCCAGTAATAACATCTGCTGGACTGAAAAGGGACGCACAGTGAAAGCAGTATATGGTGTGTCAAAACGGTGGAGTGACTACACTCTGCATTTGCCAACGGGAAGCGATGTGGCCAAGCACTGGATGTTACACTTTCCTCGTATTACATATCCCCTAGTGCATTTGGCAAATTGGTTATGCGGTCTGAACCTTTTTTGGATCTGCAAAACTTGTTTTAGGTgcttgaaaagattaaaaatgagtTGGTTTCTTCCTACTGTGCTGGACACAGGACAAGGCTTCAAACTTGTCAAATCTTAA